The Bos indicus x Bos taurus breed Angus x Brahman F1 hybrid chromosome 3, Bos_hybrid_MaternalHap_v2.0, whole genome shotgun sequence genome includes a window with the following:
- the CC2D1B gene encoding coiled-coil and C2 domain-containing protein 1B isoform X1, with protein sequence MPGPRPRKGPQASGQGVAAAKQLGLFVEFSPEDVLLGVEEAEDDGDLEAELLALTGEAGTTGRKPAPKGQAPLPMAHIEKLAADCMQDVEEEEEEEGLEEDADLLTELQEVLGTDEEAGALDGDETASLGGPEEEKEQENVEPLVQAALLTAPVPAAQAGGPRGLQALLEDRIRNYQEAAASAKEAGEAAKARRCERGLKTLESQLAAVRKGKKISEDEIPPPVALGRRPLVPQETTNKSPEAEPPAAPSVEPDNPSQPETSLLGSPGISAPPDSDPDPRALLLARQREYKVAALNAKRAGDLDRARELMRVGKRFAAVLEALEKGQPVDLSAMPPSPEDLKPLPQASQAPTAPSDAPPAVEQMHPVMASDIPAAPVAPAEPQTVLDALQQRLNKYREAGTQARGSGDERKARMHERIAKQYQDAIRAHRAGRKVDFAELPVPPGFPPIPGLEPTVATEEDMMAATLAAAQKLASAEDTAPVEEEEDNNKDEPPAQAPVAKKPAQPLAPSSRSLPEPKTSSSKEVLSPSAREQLALLEARKLQYQRAALQAKRGRDLEQAKAHLRVAKSLEAQITQVRAGHPVDLSKVPSPLTDEEGDFILIHHEDLRLSQKAEEVYAQLQKMLLEQHEKCLLFSKQFMHQGNVAETTRFEKLAQDRKQQLEILQLAQAQGLDPPSHHFELKTFQTVRIFAELNSTEMHLIVVRGMNLPAPPGVTPDDLDAFVRFEFHYPNSDQAQKNKTAVVKNTNSPEFDQLFKLNINRNHRGFRRVIQNKGIKFEIFHKGSFFRSDKLVGTAHLKLERLENECEIREIVEVLDGRKPTGGKLEVKVRLREPLSGQDVQMVTENWLVLEPRGL encoded by the exons CTCGGGCTCTTCGTGGAGTTCAGCCCCGAGGACGTGctgctgggggtggaggaggctgAAGACGACGGGGACTTGGAGGCAGAGTTGCTGGCCCTCACTGGGGAAGCAGGGACCACAGGCAGGAAACCAGCACCCAAGGGGCAGG CCCCCCTGCCTATGGCCCACATCGAGAAGTTGGCAGCAGACTGCATGCAGGAtgtggaagaagaggaagaggaggaagggctgGAGGAGGATGCAGACTTGCTG ACGGAGCTGCAGGAGGTCCTGGGTACAGATGAGGAGGCTGGGGCCCTGGATGGTGATGAGACAGCCAGCCTGGGTGGccctgaggaggagaaggaacaGGAAAACGTTGAACCCCTGGTGCAAGCAGCTCTCTTGACAGCTCCAGTCCCAGCAGCTCAG GCTGGAGGGCCCCGGGGGCTGCAGGCCCTGCTGGAGGATCGGATCCGCAACTACCAGGAGGCCGCGGCCAGTGCTAAGGAGGCAGGTGAAGCGGCCAAAGCCAGGCGCTGTGAGCGCGGCCTGAAG ACACTGGAGTCCCAGCTGGCTGCTGtgaggaaaggcaaaaagatcagTGAGGATGAGATCCCGCCTCCAGTGGCCTTGGGCAGGAGGCCCCTGGTCCCCCAGGAAACAACTAACAAGAGCCCTGAAGCAGAACCCCCAGCTGCCCCCTCCGTGGAGCCAG ATAACCCCTCCCAGCCTGAGACAAGCCTCTTGGGCAGCCCTGGTATTTCTGCCCCACCCGACTCAGACCCGGACCCACGGGCCCTGCTGTTGGCCCGGCAGAGAGAGTACAAAGTGGCTGCTCTGAATGCCAAGCGGGCTGGAGACCTAGACCGTGCCCGAGAGCTCATGAGGGTTGGGAAG AGATTTGCTGCTGTCCTggaggccctggagaaggggcagCCTGTGGACCTGAGTGCCATGCCCCCATCACCAGAGG ACCTGAAGCCCCTTCCACAGGCTTCCCAAGCCCCGACAGCGCCCTCCGATGCACCCCCGGCAGTGGAGCAAATGCACCCAGTGATGGCCTCTGACATCCCAGCAGCCCCGG TGGCCCCTGCTGAGCCACAGACAGTGCTGGATGCCCTGCAGCAGAGGCTGAACAAGTACCGCGAGGCAGGCACCCAAGCGCGGGGCAGTGGGGATGAGCGCAAGGCCCGGATGCACGAGCGCATTGCCAAG CAATATCAAGATGCCATTCGAGCCCACCGGGCGGGACGGAAAGTTGACTTTGCCGAGTTACCTGTTCCTCCAG GATTCCCCCCTATACCTGGCCTGGAGCCCACCGTGGCTACTGAGGAGGATATGATGGCAGCTACTTTAGCAGCTGCCCAGAAACTGGCCTCCGCAGAAGATACAGCCCCAGTAGAGGAAGAGGAGGATAACAACAAG GAtgagcccccagcccaggccccagTGGCCAAGAAGCCAGCACAGCCTCTCGCCCCTTCTTCGCGGTCCCTGCCTGAGCCCAAGACCTCGAGTTCTAAGGAGGTGCTGAGTCCATCTG caCGAGAGCAGCTGGCCCTGCTGGAGGCACGGAAACTGCAGTACCAGCGGGCAGCCCTACAGGCCAAGCGTGGCCGGGACCTGGAGCAGGCCAAAGCCCATCTGCGGGTGGCCAAATCCCTCGAGGCTCAGATCACCCAGGTGCGAGCTGGCCACCCTGTGGACCTCTCCAAG GTACCTTCACCCTTAACGGATGAGGAGGGTGACTTCATCCTGATCCACCATGAGGACCTGCGACTCTCtcagaaggctgaggaggtgtaTGCCCAGCTACAGAAAATGCTTCTGGAGCAACATGAG AAGTGTCTGCTGTTCTCCAAGCAGTTCATGCACCAGGGCAACGTGGCCGAGACCACACG GTTTGAGAAGCTTGCTCAAGACCGCAAGCAGCAGCTTGAGATCCTGCAGCTGGCCCAGGCTCAAGGCCTGGACCCTCCCAGCCACCACTTTGAGCTGAAGACATTCCAGACTGTGAG GATCTTTGCAGAACTCAACAGCACAGAAATGCATCTGATTGTTGTCCGGGGAATGAACCTCCCAGCCCCTCCAG GGGTGACCCCTGACGACTTGGATGCTTTTGTGCGGTTTGAGTTCCACTACCCTAATTCG GACCAggctcaaaaaaacaaaacagctgtgGTGAAAAACACAAACTCTCCAG AATTTGATCAACTCTTCAAACTAAATATCAACCGAAACCACCGGGGCTTCAGGAGAGTGATTCAAAACAAAGGAATCAAGTTTGAAATCTTCCACAAAGG ATCCTTCTTCAGAAGTGACAAGCTGGTTGGCACAGCCCACCTGAAACTGGAGCGGCTAGAGAATGAGTGTGAGATCAGAGAGATTGTGGAG
- the CC2D1B gene encoding coiled-coil and C2 domain-containing protein 1B isoform X2 → MAHIEKLAADCMQDVEEEEEEEGLEEDADLLTELQEVLGTDEEAGALDGDETASLGGPEEEKEQENVEPLVQAALLTAPVPAAQAGGPRGLQALLEDRIRNYQEAAASAKEAGEAAKARRCERGLKTLESQLAAVRKGKKISEDEIPPPVALGRRPLVPQETTNKSPEAEPPAAPSVEPDNPSQPETSLLGSPGISAPPDSDPDPRALLLARQREYKVAALNAKRAGDLDRARELMRVGKRFAAVLEALEKGQPVDLSAMPPSPEDLKPLPQASQAPTAPSDAPPAVEQMHPVMASDIPAAPVAPAEPQTVLDALQQRLNKYREAGTQARGSGDERKARMHERIAKQYQDAIRAHRAGRKVDFAELPVPPGFPPIPGLEPTVATEEDMMAATLAAAQKLASAEDTAPVEEEEDNNKDEPPAQAPVAKKPAQPLAPSSRSLPEPKTSSSKEVLSPSAREQLALLEARKLQYQRAALQAKRGRDLEQAKAHLRVAKSLEAQITQVRAGHPVDLSKVPSPLTDEEGDFILIHHEDLRLSQKAEEVYAQLQKMLLEQHEKCLLFSKQFMHQGNVAETTRFEKLAQDRKQQLEILQLAQAQGLDPPSHHFELKTFQTVRIFAELNSTEMHLIVVRGMNLPAPPGVTPDDLDAFVRFEFHYPNSDQAQKNKTAVVKNTNSPEFDQLFKLNINRNHRGFRRVIQNKGIKFEIFHKGSFFRSDKLVGTAHLKLERLENECEIREIVEVLDGRKPTGGKLEVKVRLREPLSGQDVQMVTENWLVLEPRGL, encoded by the exons ATGGCCCACATCGAGAAGTTGGCAGCAGACTGCATGCAGGAtgtggaagaagaggaagaggaggaagggctgGAGGAGGATGCAGACTTGCTG ACGGAGCTGCAGGAGGTCCTGGGTACAGATGAGGAGGCTGGGGCCCTGGATGGTGATGAGACAGCCAGCCTGGGTGGccctgaggaggagaaggaacaGGAAAACGTTGAACCCCTGGTGCAAGCAGCTCTCTTGACAGCTCCAGTCCCAGCAGCTCAG GCTGGAGGGCCCCGGGGGCTGCAGGCCCTGCTGGAGGATCGGATCCGCAACTACCAGGAGGCCGCGGCCAGTGCTAAGGAGGCAGGTGAAGCGGCCAAAGCCAGGCGCTGTGAGCGCGGCCTGAAG ACACTGGAGTCCCAGCTGGCTGCTGtgaggaaaggcaaaaagatcagTGAGGATGAGATCCCGCCTCCAGTGGCCTTGGGCAGGAGGCCCCTGGTCCCCCAGGAAACAACTAACAAGAGCCCTGAAGCAGAACCCCCAGCTGCCCCCTCCGTGGAGCCAG ATAACCCCTCCCAGCCTGAGACAAGCCTCTTGGGCAGCCCTGGTATTTCTGCCCCACCCGACTCAGACCCGGACCCACGGGCCCTGCTGTTGGCCCGGCAGAGAGAGTACAAAGTGGCTGCTCTGAATGCCAAGCGGGCTGGAGACCTAGACCGTGCCCGAGAGCTCATGAGGGTTGGGAAG AGATTTGCTGCTGTCCTggaggccctggagaaggggcagCCTGTGGACCTGAGTGCCATGCCCCCATCACCAGAGG ACCTGAAGCCCCTTCCACAGGCTTCCCAAGCCCCGACAGCGCCCTCCGATGCACCCCCGGCAGTGGAGCAAATGCACCCAGTGATGGCCTCTGACATCCCAGCAGCCCCGG TGGCCCCTGCTGAGCCACAGACAGTGCTGGATGCCCTGCAGCAGAGGCTGAACAAGTACCGCGAGGCAGGCACCCAAGCGCGGGGCAGTGGGGATGAGCGCAAGGCCCGGATGCACGAGCGCATTGCCAAG CAATATCAAGATGCCATTCGAGCCCACCGGGCGGGACGGAAAGTTGACTTTGCCGAGTTACCTGTTCCTCCAG GATTCCCCCCTATACCTGGCCTGGAGCCCACCGTGGCTACTGAGGAGGATATGATGGCAGCTACTTTAGCAGCTGCCCAGAAACTGGCCTCCGCAGAAGATACAGCCCCAGTAGAGGAAGAGGAGGATAACAACAAG GAtgagcccccagcccaggccccagTGGCCAAGAAGCCAGCACAGCCTCTCGCCCCTTCTTCGCGGTCCCTGCCTGAGCCCAAGACCTCGAGTTCTAAGGAGGTGCTGAGTCCATCTG caCGAGAGCAGCTGGCCCTGCTGGAGGCACGGAAACTGCAGTACCAGCGGGCAGCCCTACAGGCCAAGCGTGGCCGGGACCTGGAGCAGGCCAAAGCCCATCTGCGGGTGGCCAAATCCCTCGAGGCTCAGATCACCCAGGTGCGAGCTGGCCACCCTGTGGACCTCTCCAAG GTACCTTCACCCTTAACGGATGAGGAGGGTGACTTCATCCTGATCCACCATGAGGACCTGCGACTCTCtcagaaggctgaggaggtgtaTGCCCAGCTACAGAAAATGCTTCTGGAGCAACATGAG AAGTGTCTGCTGTTCTCCAAGCAGTTCATGCACCAGGGCAACGTGGCCGAGACCACACG GTTTGAGAAGCTTGCTCAAGACCGCAAGCAGCAGCTTGAGATCCTGCAGCTGGCCCAGGCTCAAGGCCTGGACCCTCCCAGCCACCACTTTGAGCTGAAGACATTCCAGACTGTGAG GATCTTTGCAGAACTCAACAGCACAGAAATGCATCTGATTGTTGTCCGGGGAATGAACCTCCCAGCCCCTCCAG GGGTGACCCCTGACGACTTGGATGCTTTTGTGCGGTTTGAGTTCCACTACCCTAATTCG GACCAggctcaaaaaaacaaaacagctgtgGTGAAAAACACAAACTCTCCAG AATTTGATCAACTCTTCAAACTAAATATCAACCGAAACCACCGGGGCTTCAGGAGAGTGATTCAAAACAAAGGAATCAAGTTTGAAATCTTCCACAAAGG ATCCTTCTTCAGAAGTGACAAGCTGGTTGGCACAGCCCACCTGAAACTGGAGCGGCTAGAGAATGAGTGTGAGATCAGAGAGATTGTGGAG